Proteins encoded in a region of the Sphingomonas japonica genome:
- a CDS encoding SDR family oxidoreductase, with the protein MKLSGNTILVTGGGTGIGRALAEALHARGNKVIVAGRRREALEEVADAHAGIATAVLDVSDAGAIIDGAARIVADHPDLNVVVHNAGIMIAEDMAASGYSTDTAEAIVATNLLGPIRLTAALLPHLRSKDAAAIVTVSSGLAFVPLVATPTYNATKAAIHSWSQSLRAQLADTGIDVVEIVPPAVATDLMPGHADNPNSMPLDAYIDEVMALLEADPERHEVCVERVRFLREAERRGDYDQVFAALNSRH; encoded by the coding sequence CGTCACCGGCGGGGGCACCGGTATCGGCCGCGCGCTGGCCGAAGCGCTGCATGCACGCGGCAACAAGGTCATCGTCGCCGGGCGCAGACGTGAGGCGTTGGAGGAGGTCGCCGACGCGCATGCCGGGATCGCAACGGCAGTGCTCGACGTGTCCGATGCGGGGGCGATCATCGACGGAGCTGCGCGGATCGTCGCCGACCATCCCGACCTCAACGTCGTCGTCCACAACGCCGGGATCATGATCGCCGAGGACATGGCCGCTAGTGGCTATTCCACCGACACCGCCGAAGCGATCGTCGCCACCAACCTGCTAGGTCCGATCCGCCTGACCGCCGCGCTGCTGCCGCATCTGCGCAGCAAGGACGCGGCGGCGATCGTCACCGTGTCGTCGGGGCTCGCCTTCGTCCCGCTGGTCGCGACGCCGACCTACAACGCGACCAAGGCGGCGATCCACAGCTGGTCGCAATCGCTGCGCGCGCAGCTCGCAGATACGGGCATCGACGTGGTCGAGATCGTGCCGCCTGCAGTCGCGACCGACCTGATGCCCGGCCATGCCGACAATCCCAATTCGATGCCGCTCGACGCCTATATCGACGAAGTCATGGCCTTGCTGGAGGCCGATCCGGAGCGACACGAAGTGTGCGTCGAACGCGTCCGCTTCCTGCGCGAGGCCGAGCGCCGCGGCGACTATGATCAGGTGTTCGCGGCACTCAACTCAAGGCACTGA
- a CDS encoding class I SAM-dependent methyltransferase, whose amino-acid sequence MTTVAIRDDATGTKANMSAIYDQADPRAYFRELGKLDYAIPAAAQPVFQRMVDAIRARRKGTVHALDLGCSYGINAALLKYPLAMADLQARWTDPVLHGIDSDAVREVDRAYFDAQPCADVRVIGLDPSEPAIAYAEDVGILDDGVTLDLERNAVPPALAETLAPIDMIVSTGCVGYVTQRTFAALMPAVTAGAAPWIGNFVLRMFPYDAIEQTLGGWGYVTEKLEGETFAQRAFASDIEQERVMAQVDRLGLDTAGLEADGALHAEFFLSRPKNEADIPLADLIDQAT is encoded by the coding sequence ATGACGACCGTCGCCATCCGCGATGACGCCACGGGCACCAAAGCCAATATGAGCGCGATCTACGACCAGGCTGACCCGCGTGCCTATTTTCGCGAACTCGGCAAGCTCGATTATGCCATTCCGGCCGCGGCGCAGCCCGTATTCCAACGCATGGTCGATGCCATCCGTGCCCGGCGCAAGGGGACGGTCCATGCGCTCGACCTCGGCTGTTCCTATGGGATCAATGCCGCCCTGCTCAAATATCCGCTCGCGATGGCGGACCTGCAGGCGCGCTGGACCGATCCGGTGCTGCACGGCATCGACAGCGATGCGGTACGCGAGGTCGATCGCGCCTATTTCGATGCGCAGCCGTGCGCGGACGTGCGCGTCATCGGGCTCGACCCGTCCGAACCGGCGATCGCCTATGCCGAGGATGTCGGTATTCTCGACGACGGGGTGACGCTCGATCTCGAGCGCAATGCCGTGCCGCCGGCGCTTGCCGAGACGCTGGCGCCGATCGACATGATCGTCTCGACCGGCTGTGTCGGCTATGTCACGCAGCGCACCTTTGCAGCGCTGATGCCAGCGGTCACCGCTGGCGCCGCACCGTGGATCGGCAATTTCGTGCTGCGGATGTTTCCCTATGACGCGATCGAACAGACGCTGGGCGGCTGGGGCTATGTCACCGAAAAGCTCGAGGGCGAGACGTTCGCTCAGCGCGCCTTTGCTTCGGATATCGAGCAGGAGCGGGTGATGGCACAGGTCGACCGGCTGGGGCTCGACACCGCGGGGCTGGAGGCGGACGGCGCGCTCCACGCCGAGTTCTTTCTGTCGCGGCCCAAAAACGAAGCCGATATCCCGCTTGCCGACCTGATCGACCAGGCGACCTGA
- the mutS gene encoding DNA mismatch repair protein MutS gives MMAQYQALKAEAQDCLLFYRMGDFFEMFFEDARIAAACLDIALTARGEHEGDKVPMCGVPVHAATGYLQRLIKAGHRVAIAEQIETPEGAKKARGSKALVARAIVRVVTAGTLTEEALLDTRAANWCAAVGEAGGGIVVAAADVSTGRFELFEADAGALGAVLARLDPAEVVVSEASPHADAATVLRPRGEFDSSRGEERLKALFGVATLDGFGQFSRAALAAAGGLIAYLDHTAKGALPFLRPPRITASSASMAIDAATRESLELTQSVGGVRKGSLVDAVDRTVTGAGARLLAADIAAPLMDRTAIDARLDAVQRFHDDPAMRDAVRQALRTLPDIGRALGRLAAGRGSPRDLGQLRDGLDAAWHLGERLGRMAAPPPLLVELAPQLRGHGALIDLLKRALVPTPPIETAQGNYIAEGYDAALDDLRATGAGGRRAIAALEAEYRKRTGIAALKVRHNGVLGYHIEVPARAADALMAEGSGFTHRQTLAGVVRFNAADLHDAALKVTQAGSHALAAEAAHLEDLTAAALDRRLAIAETADALARIDVAAALAERAAEGGWARPVLVDHACFDVEGGRHPVVEDAIARTGGRFVANDCSLSAASRLWLVTGPNMGGKSTFLRQNALIAVLAQAGSYVPAARAKLGLVDRLFSRVGASDNLARGRSTFMVEMVETAAILAQATPDSFVILDEVGRGTSTYDGLAIAWAVVEAIHEDNRCRCLFATHYHELTRLAERCEALSLHHVRAREWKGDLVLLHEVADGPADRSYGLAVARLAGMPPATVQRAKAVLAKLEAGRASTGGLAAGLDDLPLFAAAMQVEEAAGDPLRDALEALEIDALSPRDALDALYRLKDIARAD, from the coding sequence ATGATGGCGCAATACCAGGCGCTCAAGGCGGAAGCGCAGGATTGCCTGCTGTTCTACCGCATGGGCGATTTCTTCGAGATGTTCTTCGAGGACGCGCGCATCGCCGCTGCCTGTCTCGATATCGCGCTTACCGCGCGCGGCGAGCATGAGGGGGACAAGGTGCCGATGTGCGGCGTGCCCGTCCATGCCGCGACCGGCTATCTCCAGCGGCTGATCAAGGCAGGGCACCGCGTCGCCATCGCCGAGCAGATCGAGACACCCGAGGGGGCGAAGAAGGCGCGCGGATCGAAGGCGCTGGTCGCGCGCGCGATCGTGCGTGTGGTGACCGCCGGCACGCTGACCGAGGAAGCCTTGCTCGACACGCGCGCCGCCAATTGGTGCGCAGCGGTCGGCGAAGCGGGCGGCGGCATCGTGGTCGCTGCCGCCGACGTCTCGACCGGCCGGTTCGAGCTGTTCGAGGCCGACGCCGGTGCCTTGGGAGCAGTCCTCGCCCGGCTCGACCCGGCCGAAGTGGTCGTGTCCGAAGCCTCGCCGCATGCCGACGCTGCGACCGTGCTGCGCCCGCGCGGGGAATTCGACAGCAGCCGCGGCGAAGAACGGCTCAAGGCGCTGTTCGGTGTCGCGACGCTCGACGGGTTCGGGCAGTTCTCGCGCGCGGCATTGGCGGCGGCGGGCGGGCTGATCGCGTATCTCGACCATACTGCGAAAGGCGCGCTGCCGTTCCTGCGCCCGCCGCGCATCACCGCCAGCAGCGCGTCGATGGCGATCGATGCGGCGACGCGCGAGAGCCTGGAACTCACCCAGAGCGTAGGCGGCGTACGCAAAGGCAGCTTGGTCGACGCGGTCGATCGCACCGTCACCGGGGCAGGAGCGCGGCTGCTCGCCGCCGACATCGCCGCGCCGTTGATGGACCGAACTGCCATCGACGCGCGGCTCGACGCCGTGCAGCGCTTCCATGACGACCCGGCGATGCGCGACGCGGTGCGGCAGGCGTTGCGGACGCTGCCCGACATCGGCCGCGCGCTGGGGCGGCTGGCGGCAGGGCGGGGCAGTCCGCGTGATCTGGGCCAGTTGCGCGACGGACTCGACGCGGCATGGCATCTGGGCGAGCGGCTCGGCCGCATGGCGGCGCCGCCGCCGTTGCTGGTCGAACTGGCGCCGCAGCTTCGCGGGCATGGCGCGCTGATCGACCTGCTCAAGCGCGCGCTGGTGCCGACCCCGCCGATCGAGACCGCGCAGGGAAACTATATCGCCGAGGGCTATGACGCGGCGCTCGACGACCTGCGCGCGACCGGGGCGGGTGGCCGCAGGGCAATCGCCGCGCTCGAGGCCGAGTATCGCAAGCGCACAGGCATCGCCGCGCTCAAGGTACGCCACAATGGCGTGCTCGGCTATCATATCGAAGTACCGGCGCGTGCGGCCGATGCGTTGATGGCAGAGGGCAGCGGCTTCACCCATCGCCAGACGCTGGCCGGCGTGGTCCGCTTCAATGCCGCGGATCTTCACGATGCCGCGCTCAAGGTGACGCAGGCCGGGAGTCACGCGCTTGCTGCCGAGGCCGCGCATCTCGAGGATCTGACCGCCGCCGCGCTCGACCGCCGCCTCGCGATCGCCGAGACCGCCGACGCACTGGCGCGCATCGATGTCGCCGCGGCACTCGCCGAACGCGCGGCAGAAGGTGGGTGGGCGCGGCCGGTGCTGGTCGACCACGCCTGTTTCGACGTCGAGGGCGGACGCCACCCCGTGGTCGAGGATGCCATTGCCCGCACCGGCGGGCGCTTCGTCGCCAATGACTGCAGCCTGTCGGCAGCGTCGCGGCTGTGGCTGGTCACCGGGCCGAACATGGGCGGCAAATCGACCTTTCTACGCCAGAACGCGCTGATCGCCGTGCTGGCGCAGGCGGGAAGCTATGTCCCCGCGGCGCGCGCGAAGCTCGGCCTGGTCGACAGATTGTTCAGCCGGGTCGGCGCGTCGGACAATCTTGCGCGCGGGCGGTCGACCTTCATGGTCGAGATGGTCGAAACCGCCGCGATCCTCGCGCAGGCGACGCCCGACAGCTTCGTCATCCTTGACGAGGTCGGGCGCGGCACCTCGACCTATGACGGACTTGCCATCGCCTGGGCGGTGGTCGAGGCGATCCACGAGGACAATCGCTGCCGCTGCCTGTTCGCAACGCATTACCATGAGCTGACGCGGCTCGCCGAACGCTGCGAGGCGCTGTCGCTGCACCATGTCCGCGCGCGCGAGTGGAAGGGTGACCTCGTCCTGCTCCACGAAGTCGCCGACGGACCGGCGGATCGCAGCTATGGTCTCGCGGTCGCGCGGCTGGCGGGGATGCCGCCCGCCACGGTCCAGCGCGCCAAGGCGGTGCTCGCCAAGCTCGAAGCGGGGCGCGCCAGCACCGGAGGGCTGGCGGCGGGTCTCGACGATCTACCGCTATTCGCCGCCGCGATGCAGGTCGAGGAAGCGGCGGGCGATCCGCTGCGCGACGCGCTGGAGGCGCTGGAGATCGACGCGCTGAGCCCGCGCGATGCGCTGGACGCGCTGTATCGGCTAAAGGATATCGCCCGGGCGGACTGA
- a CDS encoding NADPH-dependent FMN reductase has translation MRDTILVLYGSYRSDRAGIRLARYLVDRLAQRGAAAELIDAQAVGLPMLDRMFKEYAEGEAPAAMAELAGKIRSAYGFVFVTGEYNWGMQPGLKNLTDHFLEEWFWRPAAIASYSAGRLGGARSNSMWHPTLSEMGMVVVPSTLTVGTIGASLDAGGNPVGEGGAALDKAFPRFADDLAWWAEAARAQRQRRAPPY, from the coding sequence ATGCGCGACACCATCCTTGTCCTGTATGGATCGTACCGCTCCGATCGCGCGGGCATCCGGCTCGCGCGCTACCTGGTCGATCGCCTCGCGCAGCGCGGCGCGGCGGCGGAACTGATCGATGCGCAGGCCGTCGGTCTGCCCATGCTCGATCGCATGTTCAAGGAATATGCCGAGGGCGAAGCACCGGCGGCGATGGCCGAGCTGGCGGGCAAGATCCGCAGCGCCTATGGCTTCGTTTTCGTCACCGGCGAATATAATTGGGGCATGCAGCCCGGGCTCAAGAACCTGACCGATCATTTCCTCGAGGAATGGTTCTGGCGCCCCGCGGCTATCGCCAGCTATTCGGCCGGACGGCTGGGCGGTGCGCGCAGCAATTCGATGTGGCACCCGACGCTGTCCGAAATGGGCATGGTCGTGGTGCCGAGCACCCTGACCGTCGGCACGATCGGCGCGAGCCTCGATGCCGGCGGCAATCCCGTCGGCGAGGGCGGCGCCGCGCTCGACAAGGCGTTTCCGCGCTTCGCCGACGATCTCGCCTGGTGGGCAGAGGCGGCGCGCGCGCAGCGCCAGCGCCGCGCGCCGCCCTATTGA